A DNA window from Nitrospira sp. contains the following coding sequences:
- a CDS encoding Glycosyl transferase family 2 (MaGe:77309302): MSASDRSMLDTLALREKTRDRYFLQRDPIAADRLHWRAQSFRHLVHLLPGQTILELGCGQGLFTRQLAQVTHGRNPIAAVTFDALAGKPDRIQDPVEFVVAETFPDTLSGRQFDFVVAMDLLDTRSCATVLQHVLELLKPGGQVVFYESNPWNIALKLRRLLARLFGKRDPRSLLSRGQLYELMSEVGFIRVFAVFNDFVFAPLSPRLVWLFRNLSIILENAPGIRTLAGAILVHAQKPPRIAERPAVSLAHHQSLQRALSVVIPCYNEQMNVGPLVDGLRRLYDDYLHEIILVDDNSKDETAAVIARMAALDTRIRLVSRTGPNGVGRALSDGYRAATGRYILTMDCDFQHLLPEIADLFDAAVKGYDVVVGSRFSRHSVLLNYPFGKIVANRGFHLIAQLLLFRRFRDLTNNLKLLRRDVVEQLCLEEPWFAVNAETGLQPLLMGYQVKEVPISWINRTPDMGMSSFKLAQVGWGYWRVLGRLWLRTVFGAGAYRALAVRTGARQTWRSTDAERLRPLSEQERGR; encoded by the coding sequence ATGAGTGCCTCTGATCGATCGATGCTCGACACCCTCGCGCTTCGCGAGAAGACGCGGGATCGCTATTTCCTGCAGCGGGATCCTATTGCGGCGGACCGCTTGCATTGGCGCGCGCAATCGTTTCGGCATCTGGTTCATCTCTTGCCCGGGCAAACGATCCTTGAATTGGGCTGCGGCCAGGGCCTCTTTACGCGGCAACTCGCACAGGTCACTCATGGAAGAAACCCCATTGCCGCCGTGACCTTCGATGCGCTTGCCGGCAAGCCGGACCGCATTCAGGATCCCGTTGAGTTCGTCGTTGCGGAGACCTTTCCGGATACGCTGAGCGGGCGGCAATTCGATTTCGTCGTTGCGATGGACCTGCTCGATACACGCAGTTGCGCGACGGTGCTCCAGCATGTGCTGGAGCTCTTAAAGCCTGGCGGGCAGGTGGTGTTTTATGAAAGCAATCCCTGGAATATCGCCCTGAAGCTGCGTCGCCTACTGGCGCGCCTCTTCGGCAAGAGGGACCCTCGGTCCCTTCTGAGCCGCGGCCAATTATATGAGCTCATGTCGGAAGTGGGCTTTATTCGAGTATTTGCCGTATTCAACGATTTCGTGTTCGCCCCGCTCTCGCCACGGTTGGTCTGGCTCTTTCGCAATCTGTCGATCATTCTGGAAAATGCGCCGGGGATTCGGACCTTGGCAGGTGCCATCCTGGTGCATGCGCAAAAACCTCCCCGCATCGCCGAACGACCGGCGGTGTCGCTGGCTCATCATCAGTCGCTCCAGCGCGCGCTGTCCGTCGTCATTCCCTGCTACAACGAACAGATGAACGTCGGGCCGCTTGTAGACGGGTTGCGACGGCTCTATGACGACTATCTGCACGAAATCATTTTGGTCGACGATAACAGCAAGGACGAGACCGCGGCAGTGATTGCGCGCATGGCGGCGCTCGATACTCGGATACGGCTGGTTTCCAGGACTGGCCCGAACGGAGTTGGCCGAGCCTTGTCCGATGGGTATCGAGCGGCGACGGGCCGCTATATCCTCACCATGGATTGCGATTTTCAGCATCTGTTGCCGGAGATCGCGGATCTGTTCGATGCGGCCGTGAAGGGGTACGACGTCGTCGTCGGAAGCCGGTTCTCCCGGCATAGTGTCTTGCTGAACTATCCGTTCGGGAAAATCGTTGCCAACCGTGGGTTTCATTTGATCGCGCAGCTTCTCTTGTTCCGCCGCTTCCGCGACCTCACCAATAATTTGAAGCTGCTTCGCCGCGACGTCGTGGAACAGCTCTGCCTTGAGGAGCCCTGGTTCGCGGTGAATGCGGAAACCGGGTTGCAACCGCTGCTGATGGGGTATCAGGTGAAGGAAGTCCCGATTTCCTGGATCAACCGCACGCCGGACATGGGGATGTCCTCGTTCAAGCTCGCCCAAGTGGGGTGGGGCTATTGGCGGGTTCTCGGCAGGTTGTGGCTGCGTACCGTGTTCGGAGCCGGTGCGTACCGTGCTCTCGCGGTTCGGACAGGAGCGCGCCAGACCTGGCGGAGCACCGATGCCGAACGGCTTCGCCCGCTCAGCGAGCAGGAGAGAGGGCGATAG